The following are encoded together in the Proteiniphilum saccharofermentans genome:
- a CDS encoding glycoside hydrolase family 127 protein, giving the protein MEGASYTYQLTKDRHLRLYMDTLISYIAGAQLPDGYLYTAWNLRAKDYSDAYCLYEKDRYDNLKDSHELYNAGHMYEAAVAHYQATGQTNFLDIATKNADHIYDLFGPGKREAVPGHQEIEIGLVKLYRVTRNPKYLEMAKLFLDRRGKGLGAGAPYSQDHKPVTEQEEAVGHAVRANYMYTAMTDIAALTGDQEYVRAIDKLWENVVNKKMYLTGGMGALYHGEAYGKNYELPNISYAETCASIAGVYWNHRMFLLHGDAKYIDVMERIMYNGLISGVSLDGTKFFYPNVLYADGKLDFNQGKPGRSEWFTCSCCPTNIVRFVSSVPGYLYATCGDQIYVNLYMDNTVNIELKKTDIRIEQQTDYPWNGTVRTIISPSRKTRFTVNFRIPGWTQGSPVPGDLYTYTNNTPAKPVITINGVQADVAVEKGYAKIDREWKKGDIVELEFLMEVKKVVANENVEADNGRIALEYGPLVYCLEEPDNGPVDHILLDKNANFKAHFQSDILGGVTVLEGDATIITLNENKVSGMSRPVKAIPYYAWNHRGDKSMVVWIPYRMQGVSIHP; this is encoded by the coding sequence CTGGAAGGAGCATCTTACACATACCAGTTGACCAAAGACCGGCATCTACGCTTATATATGGATACGTTGATTTCTTACATAGCCGGGGCACAGCTTCCTGACGGATACCTGTACACCGCATGGAACCTCAGGGCAAAAGATTATTCGGATGCTTATTGCCTGTATGAGAAAGACCGGTACGACAATTTGAAAGACAGCCATGAATTGTATAATGCCGGACATATGTATGAAGCGGCCGTCGCCCATTATCAGGCAACCGGTCAAACTAACTTCCTGGATATTGCCACGAAAAATGCCGATCATATCTATGATCTGTTTGGTCCCGGGAAAAGAGAAGCTGTGCCGGGACACCAGGAGATAGAGATAGGGTTGGTAAAACTCTATCGCGTAACCCGTAATCCAAAATATCTTGAGATGGCTAAATTGTTCCTCGACCGCAGGGGAAAGGGATTAGGTGCCGGAGCGCCCTACAGCCAGGATCATAAACCGGTCACGGAGCAGGAAGAGGCAGTCGGGCACGCTGTACGGGCTAATTATATGTATACCGCCATGACGGATATTGCTGCTTTGACGGGAGACCAGGAGTATGTCCGGGCAATCGATAAACTCTGGGAAAATGTAGTGAACAAAAAGATGTACCTGACCGGAGGTATGGGGGCGCTTTATCATGGGGAGGCATATGGGAAGAATTATGAACTTCCGAATATTTCTTATGCAGAAACCTGTGCCTCCATTGCCGGAGTTTATTGGAACCATCGCATGTTCCTGCTCCATGGCGACGCTAAATATATTGATGTGATGGAACGGATTATGTATAACGGATTAATTTCGGGTGTCTCCCTCGACGGCACAAAATTTTTCTATCCCAATGTGTTGTATGCTGACGGTAAACTTGATTTTAATCAAGGTAAGCCAGGGCGTTCGGAATGGTTTACCTGTTCCTGTTGCCCCACAAATATTGTCCGTTTCGTCTCTTCCGTTCCCGGCTATCTTTATGCTACCTGCGGGGACCAAATTTATGTGAATCTTTATATGGATAACACTGTAAATATCGAACTAAAGAAAACGGATATCCGGATTGAACAGCAAACGGATTATCCCTGGAATGGGACTGTCCGTACTATTATTTCTCCTTCACGCAAAACCCGGTTCACAGTGAACTTTCGTATTCCCGGTTGGACGCAGGGATCCCCTGTTCCCGGCGATTTATACACTTATACCAACAATACTCCGGCTAAACCGGTTATCACGATTAACGGAGTACAGGCAGATGTCGCTGTTGAAAAAGGATATGCAAAAATTGACCGCGAGTGGAAGAAGGGGGATATCGTTGAATTGGAATTCCTGATGGAAGTCAAAAAAGTTGTAGCAAATGAAAATGTTGAAGCCGATAACGGACGCATTGCCTTGGAATACGGACCACTGGTCTATTGTCTTGAAGAGCCTGACAATGGCCCTGTAGATCATATTTTGTTGGATAAAAATGCGAACTTTAAAGCTCATTTCCAGTCGGATATCTTAGGAGGGGTCACTGTGTTGGAAGGAGACGCTACAATCATCACGTTGAATGAAAACAAGGTGTCGGGTATGTCCCGTCCTGTGAAAGCGATTCCTTATTATGCATGGAACCATAGGGGTGATAAATCAATGGTTGTATGGATACCGTATAGGATGCAGGGCGTATCGATTCATCCATAA
- a CDS encoding IS4 family transposase: MLQDKDIKKIQELKADFTPGRVSAEDIFSRFKALKLSEGLSEFKWFKTRGYDFKMVLALLVSMVVSSDKTVNSYLNSPTGEGSTMGKDVFYRLKNSPFICWRMLMWHLVHRFLTVTSKDSDVDDTSSRYLIFDDTTLSKTGKRIEKIGKVWDHVTNSYVLGFKLLVMMYWDGKSSIPLDFSLHREKGKNQERPFGMSKKQIRKQYSCKRIKDSYTAKRVEEVDTNKIQMVLRMFFTAIYRGLRVDYVLVDSWFTCDALIQAIRGVKDKEVHLIGMYKFAKTKFEYQGKSLTHAQINNMLGKARRCRSLGYQYKQAKVLYQGVEICLFFSRRGKSDKWKVLLTTDTKLTFKRLIGHYQVRWVVEVFNRESKQLLNLGRCQSSNFDAQVAETTISMIAYLLLTLRFRYDNYESKGALYRSMNADVLRETLDRRLWGLFIELVCSVCEVLEMDADDLLEKMLANPKAESMIIALCCSVMVKDD, translated from the coding sequence ATGCTGCAGGACAAAGATATTAAAAAGATTCAAGAGTTGAAAGCGGACTTTACCCCCGGCAGGGTTTCCGCGGAAGATATTTTTAGCCGCTTCAAGGCGTTGAAGCTAAGCGAAGGTCTTTCTGAGTTCAAATGGTTCAAGACCCGGGGATATGATTTTAAAATGGTCCTGGCCCTGCTGGTCTCCATGGTGGTCAGTTCAGACAAGACGGTCAACTCCTATCTGAACAGCCCCACAGGTGAAGGTTCCACCATGGGCAAGGATGTGTTCTATCGCCTGAAGAACAGTCCCTTTATATGCTGGCGGATGCTTATGTGGCATCTTGTGCATCGTTTTCTGACGGTGACGTCCAAAGATAGTGATGTAGATGATACCTCATCCCGTTACCTGATCTTCGATGACACCACCCTGTCTAAAACCGGGAAGCGTATAGAGAAGATCGGGAAGGTATGGGATCATGTAACAAACAGCTACGTGCTTGGATTCAAGCTGTTGGTGATGATGTACTGGGACGGTAAGTCCTCCATACCACTGGATTTCAGTCTTCACCGGGAGAAAGGGAAGAATCAGGAACGCCCCTTTGGGATGAGCAAAAAGCAGATCCGCAAGCAATACAGTTGCAAGCGTATCAAGGACTCGTATACCGCTAAACGTGTGGAAGAAGTGGACACGAACAAGATCCAGATGGTCCTGCGGATGTTTTTCACGGCCATCTATCGCGGGCTTCGTGTTGATTACGTCCTGGTAGACAGCTGGTTTACTTGCGATGCGTTGATACAGGCTATCCGGGGTGTGAAGGACAAGGAAGTTCACCTGATCGGGATGTACAAGTTTGCAAAGACTAAGTTTGAGTACCAGGGTAAGAGCCTGACCCACGCCCAGATCAATAACATGCTGGGCAAAGCCAGGCGCTGCCGTTCCCTGGGTTACCAGTACAAACAGGCCAAAGTGCTGTACCAAGGTGTTGAGATCTGTCTTTTCTTTAGTCGTCGGGGCAAAAGTGACAAATGGAAGGTTTTGTTGACCACGGACACAAAACTGACGTTCAAGAGATTGATCGGGCATTACCAGGTAAGATGGGTTGTGGAGGTGTTCAATCGAGAATCGAAGCAATTGTTGAACCTGGGAAGATGTCAATCCAGTAACTTTGACGCCCAGGTAGCAGAAACGACCATCAGCATGATAGCCTACCTGTTATTGACACTGCGTTTCCGGTACGATAACTACGAGTCGAAAGGGGCACTCTATCGGTCAATGAACGCCGATGTGCTCAGGGAAACACTCGACAGACGGCTATGGGGGCTGTTCATCGAGTTAGTCTGCTCAGTATGCGAGGTATTGGAGATGGATGCCGATGATTTACTTGAAAAAATGTTGGCCAATCCAAAAGCAGAATCCATGATCATTGCACTGTGTTGTTCGGTGATGGTTAAGGACGATTGA
- a CDS encoding ImmA/IrrE family metallo-endopeptidase, whose protein sequence is MHEPHAISAWLRQGELQAKQIKAPAFNVKKLKNNIPAIRKLMVEQPVDFFKQLQKLCLQAGVVLLFTPKLPKVPLSGSTRWINDNPLIQLTARYKQNDRFWFTFFHELGHIVLHGKKYISLENVDFAAADPEKEQKAHDFAVKHTGSTHKKIRKDSVINNLSVWLLITCVVLRQCKCVSLPQKRHDKSSHFFAPVF, encoded by the coding sequence ATGCACGAACCACATGCTATTTCGGCTTGGCTTCGACAAGGTGAGTTACAGGCAAAACAAATTAAAGCCCCGGCTTTTAATGTAAAGAAGCTAAAAAATAATATACCTGCCATACGCAAGTTAATGGTAGAACAGCCTGTGGACTTCTTTAAGCAATTGCAAAAACTTTGTCTACAGGCGGGAGTGGTTTTATTATTTACACCTAAACTTCCTAAAGTACCTTTGAGCGGTTCTACACGATGGATTAATGACAATCCGTTAATTCAACTGACGGCGCGTTATAAACAGAACGACAGGTTCTGGTTTACCTTTTTTCATGAGTTAGGCCATATTGTTTTACATGGCAAAAAATACATTTCACTCGAGAATGTTGACTTTGCCGCTGCCGACCCGGAGAAAGAACAGAAAGCACATGATTTCGCAGTGAAACATACAGGGTCAACGCATAAAAAAATCAGAAAAGACAGTGTTATCAACAATTTATCCGTCTGGTTGTTAATAACTTGTGTTGTTTTGAGGCAATGTAAATGCGTATCTTTGCCTCAAAAAAGACATGACAAGTCCAGCCACTTCTTTGCACCGGTATTTTGA
- a CDS encoding integrase core domain-containing protein, which produces MLIEEHYPLTGKPYPKRLIFKVVGYSSSTWYENPTPKTGKRGRKPKHSDEEVLQEIKEEIKKSTFNAEGYLKVKNRMGKRKINALVAGKARVNRIMRENNLLSPYRRPGETNKREHDGTIITDAPNVMWATDGKKFWIDGSGWHWFFGVIDHFNDEIISWHIARKGNRFAAMEPVRAAVRKTFGSVGKDVCKGMKLQLRSDHGSQYDSADFMNEMKFLGLEMSKAFVRSPQCNGIIERFHRTLEEQVLQTETFSSFEEAYNSINQFINDYNTDWILHRLEYCSPVEYREKYAENQRKENDDIPSGNKDPEVQLVLISSGSMPRRNEIALQAMVKGAITYSNTPSINPSV; this is translated from the coding sequence ATGCTGATAGAGGAACATTATCCATTAACCGGGAAACCATATCCGAAGCGTTTGATATTCAAGGTAGTCGGCTACAGCAGCAGCACCTGGTATGAAAACCCTACTCCCAAAACAGGGAAACGGGGCAGAAAACCCAAGCATAGCGATGAAGAGGTTTTACAGGAGATTAAGGAAGAAATTAAGAAGAGTACATTCAACGCTGAAGGTTATCTGAAAGTGAAAAACCGCATGGGTAAAAGGAAGATAAACGCTCTGGTAGCCGGCAAGGCACGTGTGAACCGCATCATGCGGGAAAACAACCTGCTGAGCCCCTACAGAAGGCCCGGGGAGACGAATAAGCGCGAACATGATGGTACTATAATCACGGATGCACCCAATGTCATGTGGGCCACTGATGGGAAGAAGTTCTGGATTGATGGGTCAGGTTGGCATTGGTTCTTTGGTGTGATCGATCACTTTAACGATGAGATTATCTCATGGCATATTGCAAGGAAAGGCAACCGTTTTGCCGCCATGGAGCCTGTTAGGGCCGCTGTACGGAAGACTTTCGGTTCGGTAGGTAAGGATGTGTGTAAAGGAATGAAGTTGCAATTAAGAAGCGACCATGGCTCGCAGTATGACTCTGCTGATTTTATGAATGAAATGAAATTCCTGGGATTGGAGATGTCCAAAGCGTTTGTACGGTCACCGCAATGCAACGGGATAATAGAGCGGTTTCACCGCACCCTGGAAGAACAGGTGTTGCAAACAGAAACATTTTCTTCTTTTGAGGAAGCTTATAACAGTATTAATCAATTTATTAATGATTACAACACGGATTGGATACTTCATAGACTGGAATACTGTTCACCTGTAGAATACAGGGAAAAGTACGCTGAAAACCAGCGAAAAGAAAATGATGACATACCATCGGGCAATAAGGATCCTGAGGTTCAGCTTGTCCTCATTTCAAGTGGCTCAATGCCACGAAGAAATGAAATAGCTCTTCAGGCAATGGTAAAAGGGGCAATTACTTACAGTAACACCCCTTCTATAAATCCTTCGGTATAA